A single Marinitoga aeolica DNA region contains:
- a CDS encoding S1 RNA-binding domain-containing protein — translation MVGDKSEFEKLLSEETEFQIKKGDIINGEIISISSDGLFVSAEGKPFDVYVGKDYLLNNIKEYKLGDKITVKLLKINEAEGQAFGSEKAAKRDAIIDEIVEGKVVKGRIIEKVAKGYIVELENVINAFLPGSLSMLNPHSDFPREEMDFLVLKNEKRRKRINIVVSRKGLIDKYVEEFFNNHHLNMIVEGIISGIKEFGLFVNLSPYVTALAPKSELSWDKKFDHTKVYNIGDKIKGVIVKLDKENKKVSISVKRLKNDPWEEVEKKFPVDSIVTGEVVDIFPFGFAIKLDEGVEGLVHESEIFWTGKGRIEDIVKVGDFVKVKVLSIDKDKKKITLSYKQVLGDPWENIEEKIKEGDIVEGEVEKLLPNGIIVKLDNNLTGFSHVSELSWNFVDNVEDLFKEGDRIKVKVLHIDKENRKIKLSVKQTKENPWKRVSNELKTGDKVNGKVLKYVGKGAVILIDDYEVEAFIPKSKINLGENDSIENVLEIGSTVEGEILSIEFENEEQKGSMVVSLLK, via the coding sequence ATGGTTGGAGATAAAAGCGAATTCGAAAAACTTTTAAGCGAGGAAACAGAATTTCAAATAAAAAAGGGGGATATAATTAACGGCGAAATTATTTCAATTAGTTCTGATGGTTTATTTGTTTCAGCAGAAGGAAAACCTTTTGACGTATATGTTGGAAAAGATTATTTATTAAATAACATCAAAGAATATAAATTAGGAGATAAGATCACTGTTAAATTATTAAAAATTAATGAAGCTGAAGGACAGGCATTTGGTTCTGAAAAAGCTGCTAAAAGAGATGCTATTATCGATGAAATAGTAGAAGGAAAAGTCGTTAAAGGTAGAATCATTGAAAAAGTAGCAAAAGGGTATATTGTTGAATTGGAAAATGTTATCAATGCTTTTTTACCAGGATCTTTATCTATGCTGAATCCTCATTCTGATTTCCCAAGAGAAGAAATGGATTTTCTCGTATTGAAAAATGAAAAAAGGAGAAAAAGAATTAATATTGTTGTATCAAGAAAAGGGTTGATAGATAAGTATGTTGAGGAATTTTTCAATAATCATCATTTAAACATGATTGTTGAAGGTATAATAAGTGGAATAAAAGAATTTGGGCTATTTGTTAATTTAAGTCCTTATGTAACTGCTTTAGCTCCAAAAAGCGAGCTATCATGGGATAAAAAATTCGATCATACAAAAGTTTATAATATTGGTGATAAAATAAAAGGTGTTATTGTAAAGCTTGATAAAGAAAACAAAAAAGTTTCAATTTCAGTTAAAAGATTAAAAAATGATCCATGGGAAGAAGTTGAAAAGAAATTCCCTGTTGATTCGATTGTCACTGGTGAAGTTGTAGATATTTTCCCATTTGGTTTTGCTATTAAATTAGATGAAGGTGTTGAGGGACTTGTTCATGAATCAGAAATTTTCTGGACTGGAAAAGGTAGAATAGAAGATATTGTTAAAGTCGGTGATTTTGTTAAAGTTAAGGTTCTTTCCATTGACAAAGATAAAAAGAAGATTACATTAAGCTATAAACAAGTATTAGGTGATCCATGGGAAAACATTGAAGAAAAAATTAAAGAAGGAGACATAGTTGAAGGTGAAGTTGAAAAACTTTTACCAAATGGAATTATTGTGAAATTGGATAATAATTTAACAGGATTTTCTCATGTTTCAGAGTTGTCATGGAATTTCGTAGACAATGTTGAAGATTTATTTAAAGAAGGAGATAGAATTAAAGTTAAAGTATTGCATATAGATAAAGAAAATAGAAAAATCAAATTGAGTGTTAAGCAAACAAAAGAAAACCCATGGAAAAGAGTATCAAATGAATTAAAAACAGGAGATAAAGTCAATGGTAAAGTTTTAAAATATGTTGGAAAAGGGGCTGTAATTCTTATTGATGATTATGAAGTTGAAGCATTTATACCTAAGTCAAAAATCAATTTAGGTGAAAATGATAGTATAGAAAACGTTTTGGAAATTGGTAGTACTGTTGAAGGTGAAATCCTTTCTATTGAATTTGAAAACGAAGAACAAAAAGGAAGTATGGTTGTAAGTTTATTAAAATAA
- the der gene encoding ribosome biogenesis GTPase Der, which produces MKPVVLIIGKPNVGKSTLFNRLIKEKKAIVMDYPGVTRDQIFSEARYDGRAFTLVDTCGIFEEPANELEETAKNKVMESLGDSDLILFIVDGKNGLTAEDHYLANVLRKVKDKVLLVANKVESYDKFEINILPELYTLGLGDPIPISAEHNKNLDELIDKIFEKIPHYNAKDENHEDVIRVALIGRANAGKSSLFNAITGIERAIVSDVPGTTRDSIDEMVEINGQKYLFIDTAGLKRKSKTKYGSVEMYSTVRTIRAIENSDVVVLLIDAVEGITQQDKKVVGTAENRGKATVIAFNKWDLVKYHDKRIEEYLTLFEKELYFVNYSPVIFTSAAKHWGIEKLMDAIDTAYKSYTRRIPTSALNAALERFMMVSPPPVRKGKRIKIYYGTQVDVKPPVFTFFSNMPQQIPKSYQRAIQNMIRRYIDPFIGSPIFIKFKNRSK; this is translated from the coding sequence ATGAAACCAGTTGTGCTAATAATTGGAAAACCAAATGTAGGTAAATCAACTTTATTTAATAGGTTGATTAAAGAAAAAAAAGCTATTGTAATGGATTATCCAGGAGTTACTAGAGACCAAATATTTAGTGAGGCACGCTATGATGGGCGTGCCTTCACCTTAGTTGACACGTGCGGTATTTTTGAAGAACCAGCCAATGAACTGGAAGAAACTGCAAAAAATAAAGTTATGGAATCTTTAGGTGATTCTGACTTAATATTATTTATAGTGGATGGGAAAAATGGATTAACTGCAGAAGATCATTATTTAGCAAATGTGTTGAGAAAAGTAAAAGATAAAGTTTTACTTGTTGCTAATAAAGTGGAATCATATGATAAATTTGAAATTAATATTTTACCTGAACTTTATACACTTGGTTTAGGTGATCCTATTCCAATTTCCGCAGAACATAATAAAAACCTGGATGAATTAATTGATAAAATATTCGAGAAAATTCCTCATTATAACGCAAAAGATGAAAACCATGAAGATGTAATACGTGTGGCTTTAATCGGTAGAGCTAATGCTGGAAAATCTTCTTTATTTAATGCTATTACTGGTATTGAAAGGGCTATTGTCTCAGATGTTCCTGGAACAACAAGAGATAGCATTGATGAGATGGTGGAAATAAATGGACAAAAATATTTGTTTATCGATACGGCAGGTTTAAAAAGAAAATCAAAAACCAAGTATGGTAGCGTTGAAATGTATAGTACTGTTAGAACTATTAGAGCTATTGAAAATTCTGATGTTGTAGTTCTGCTTATAGATGCAGTTGAGGGTATTACTCAACAGGATAAAAAAGTTGTGGGAACAGCCGAAAATAGGGGAAAAGCTACTGTAATAGCATTCAACAAATGGGATCTTGTTAAATATCATGATAAAAGAATAGAAGAATATTTAACTTTATTTGAAAAAGAATTATATTTTGTAAATTATAGCCCTGTTATTTTTACTTCTGCTGCAAAACATTGGGGAATTGAAAAATTAATGGATGCAATTGATACTGCATACAAATCTTATACAAGAAGAATTCCCACAAGCGCATTAAATGCAGCGTTAGAAAGGTTTATGATGGTTTCTCCGCCACCTGTTAGAAAAGGGAAACGTATAAAAATTTATTATGGAACACAGGTTGACGTAAAACCACCTGTATTTACATTTTTCAGTAATATGCCACAACAAATCCCTAAATCATATCAAAGAGCTATACAAAATATGATCAGAAGATATATTGATCCGTTTATTGGTTCTCCAATATTTATAAAATTTAAAAACAGAAGTAAATAA
- a CDS encoding response regulator, protein MHKILIIEDSPEIVILYEKMINNYLQNIDHINIILYTTHELKDFLNNEENFKEKFSLILSEIELHGENITEYLEILKTYQPKTPLYIVSNKMNLNSIRTIFKIGATDWIEKPIVPEEFSIMLAESVFKGETFESRYRKLKNELATFSENNNLEFFILEDKISKLIFDNPNRYEGHLLLGYLYWKKLKNITLLKKHYNAALALAEGTIKDKEFQSIIVKILEAHKNEK, encoded by the coding sequence ATGCATAAAATTTTAATTATTGAGGATTCGCCTGAAATAGTAATTTTATATGAAAAAATGATTAATAATTATCTCCAAAACATCGATCATATCAATATAATCCTTTATACAACACATGAATTAAAAGATTTTTTAAATAATGAAGAAAATTTTAAAGAAAAATTTTCACTGATATTGAGTGAAATAGAACTTCATGGTGAAAATATAACAGAATATTTGGAAATACTAAAAACATACCAACCAAAAACACCTTTATATATTGTAAGTAATAAAATGAATTTAAACTCTATTAGAACTATTTTTAAAATTGGGGCAACGGATTGGATCGAAAAACCTATTGTACCAGAAGAATTTTCCATTATGCTTGCTGAATCTGTATTTAAAGGTGAGACTTTTGAAAGCAGATATAGAAAATTAAAAAATGAATTAGCAACATTTTCTGAAAATAATAATCTTGAATTTTTTATTTTAGAGGATAAAATAAGCAAATTAATATTCGATAATCCCAATAGATATGAAGGACATCTTTTACTGGGCTATTTATATTGGAAAAAATTAAAAAATATAACTTTATTAAAAAAACATTATAATGCCGCGTTAGCTCTTGCTGAAGGAACTATTAAAGATAAAGAGTTTCAAAGTATTATTGTAAAAATTCTGGAGGCTCATAAAAATGAAAAATAA
- a CDS encoding tetratricopeptide repeat protein yields MQNKSNYYLKLGNKYLGLNNVELAIKNYLLALNENSENPLIYHNLGVCYLLKNDSKSALENFKKCIENGFETEETYYYYLKALFDSGNYDECLKIKVNEKFFIDMSLIKIKAAMKINKYNYAKNIVETLKMSGFSSQELNLMERIINSKNI; encoded by the coding sequence TTGCAGAATAAAAGTAATTACTATTTAAAGTTAGGAAATAAATATTTAGGTTTAAACAATGTCGAATTAGCAATAAAAAATTACCTGTTGGCTTTAAATGAAAATTCAGAAAATCCTCTTATATATCATAATCTCGGTGTTTGTTATTTATTGAAAAACGATTCAAAATCTGCTCTGGAAAATTTTAAAAAATGTATAGAAAATGGATTCGAAACTGAAGAAACATATTATTATTACTTAAAAGCATTATTTGATTCTGGAAATTATGATGAATGTCTAAAAATCAAGGTTAATGAAAAATTTTTTATTGATATGAGTTTAATTAAAATAAAAGCTGCTATGAAAATAAATAAATATAATTATGCAAAAAATATAGTAGAAACTCTGAAAATGAGTGGCTTTTCCAGTCAGGAGTTAAATTTGATGGAAAGAATAATTAATTCAAAAAACATATAG
- a CDS encoding polysaccharide biosynthesis/export family protein — protein MKLKTSIFFIILLGISLFANYTIRTGDVLGLWVFGYPEYSNQKILVGPDGQITVPPIGRLNAYGKTIETLEKEIKEKISTYIKSPNVTLGIVNYAPFEVQVIGNVKRSGIIQLPKPALTLTKIISLSGGFAEPWKSTYAIVKYPNGKEEKYNITNLFKGLLLEKDPVVPENSTIVIPFEYNTNITVYTDFGIKNIPYFNGITLKDIVSNSNINPQNFESSIIVLRNNKILNFSFEDLKDNKNILLEKGDTVIFNKLEKYVYVFGLNKGGKILFEKDEPFTLKTLMAKLGVEPKYVTYTIYDKEKGKLDNVQENFDLKVGEIIEFESIENYVYVSSNVGGGKILFDVKENFDLNTLLGKMGIDKNDYTVEIFNPENGLTIDATQNFSFVKGMIVKFTPIEKYVYVANKGKILFSKTETFDLDTLIGKLGIDKQMSEIKIFDPDSKETFVADKNIPLKNNMYIDIIPVEKFVYVADKGKVLFSKTETFDLDTLIGKLGIDKQMSEIKIFDPDSKETFVADNNIPLKNNMYIDIIPVEKFVYVADKGKVLFSKTETFDLDTLIGKLGIDKQMSEIKIFDPDSKETFVADNNIPLKNNMYIDIIPVEKFVYVADKGKVLFSKTETFDLDTLIGKLGIDKQMSEIKIFDPDSKETFVADNNIPLKNNMYIDIIPVEKFVYVADKGKVLFSKTETFDLDTLIGKLGIDKQMSEIKIFDPDSKETFVADKNIPLKNNMYIDIIPIKKFVYVVGDISKTIYFDKKENIDKKTILAKLGLTEDKIENFEYDKLEPGSIIKIKIKKNYVYTSGAFNYTGRLDFDISEPITLSAIISKARGFNNEFNGELILVNNNTTKTLTIEENKIYNDIIEPGTMIMAKASRRDVYILGDGVSNGVYTAKLNDSLWNVLLRAGYVPSDKYEIEVKYNETIKKYNGIEAEQMLNKIPISGEIYVNVKKVKNDNVLIYKNGSVKVITPKIKDYVTLIDVFSSVNGFSPSNEGTIMVYNNEKKIAEYNSLDVINNPLAKIPQGSYVNFVLDVNLNYITVLGSTTPRSIKTEIAIPLTEILGQLSIDWRTQKYIDIYKPNGNMEKIDLDKVKELNTVLIQPGSVVYVPSTHNQYVYVFGEVLHPGMIPYTKGLNVIEALFKAGVNTQTAELSNVFLFTDGPNQPPIVLNLKDFYNGGNVPDSMNKLLEPGNIIYIPKNILTNVVSVMSTVNNFMSFFNTGYTTYNNINNIITGK, from the coding sequence GTGAAGTTGAAAACATCTATTTTTTTTATTATTTTACTTGGGATTTCTCTTTTTGCAAATTATACAATTAGAACGGGAGATGTATTGGGATTATGGGTTTTTGGTTACCCTGAATATTCTAACCAAAAAATATTGGTAGGTCCTGATGGACAAATTACTGTACCACCAATCGGGAGATTGAATGCTTATGGTAAAACAATAGAAACTCTTGAAAAAGAAATAAAAGAAAAAATAAGCACATATATAAAATCTCCAAATGTTACTTTAGGAATAGTTAATTATGCACCTTTTGAAGTACAGGTTATTGGTAATGTGAAAAGATCTGGAATAATACAATTACCAAAACCTGCATTGACATTAACTAAAATTATTTCACTAAGCGGTGGTTTTGCTGAACCATGGAAGAGCACTTATGCTATTGTAAAATATCCCAATGGGAAAGAAGAAAAATATAATATTACCAATTTATTTAAAGGTTTATTATTGGAAAAAGACCCTGTAGTACCTGAAAATTCAACTATAGTTATTCCATTTGAATACAATACAAATATCACTGTTTACACTGATTTTGGAATAAAAAACATTCCTTATTTTAATGGGATTACTTTGAAAGATATTGTATCTAATTCTAATATTAATCCCCAAAATTTTGAAAGTTCTATAATTGTGTTAAGAAATAACAAAATCTTAAATTTTTCATTTGAAGATTTAAAAGATAATAAAAATATTCTTCTTGAAAAAGGAGATACTGTTATATTTAATAAGTTAGAAAAATATGTTTATGTTTTTGGTTTGAATAAAGGGGGTAAAATTTTATTTGAAAAAGATGAGCCATTTACATTAAAAACATTAATGGCGAAATTAGGGGTTGAACCAAAATACGTAACTTATACTATTTATGATAAAGAGAAAGGTAAATTGGATAATGTTCAAGAAAATTTCGATTTAAAGGTTGGAGAAATTATTGAATTTGAATCTATAGAAAATTATGTTTATGTTAGTTCAAATGTTGGCGGAGGTAAAATTTTATTTGATGTAAAAGAAAATTTCGATTTAAATACATTATTAGGAAAAATGGGTATAGACAAAAATGATTATACTGTTGAAATTTTTAATCCAGAAAACGGTTTAACAATCGATGCAACACAAAATTTCTCTTTTGTTAAAGGTATGATAGTAAAATTCACTCCTATAGAAAAATATGTTTATGTTGCCAATAAAGGTAAAATTTTATTCTCTAAAACTGAAACTTTTGATTTAGACACTTTAATTGGTAAATTAGGTATCGATAAACAAATGTCTGAAATTAAAATTTTTGATCCTGATTCTAAAGAAACTTTTGTTGCTGATAAAAATATCCCTTTAAAAAATAATATGTATATCGATATTATTCCTGTGGAAAAATTTGTTTATGTTGCTGATAAAGGTAAAGTTTTATTCTCTAAAACCGAAACTTTTGATTTAGATACTTTAATTGGTAAATTGGGTATCGATAAACAAATGTCTGAAATTAAAATTTTTGATCCTGATTCTAAAGAAACTTTTGTTGCTGATAATAATATCCCTTTAAAAAATAATATGTATATCGATATTATTCCTGTGGAAAAATTTGTTTATGTTGCTGATAAAGGTAAAGTTTTATTCTCTAAAACCGAAACTTTTGATTTAGATACTTTAATTGGTAAATTGGGTATCGATAAACAAATGTCTGAAATTAAAATTTTTGATCCTGATTCTAAAGAAACTTTTGTTGCTGATAATAATATCCCTTTAAAAAATAATATGTATATCGATATTATTCCTGTGGAAAAATTTGTTTATGTTGCTGATAAAGGTAAAGTTTTATTCTCTAAAACCGAAACTTTTGATTTAGATACTTTAATTGGTAAATTGGGTATCGATAAACAAATGTCTGAAATTAAAATTTTTGATCCTGATTCTAAAGAAACTTTTGTTGCTGATAATAATATCCCTTTAAAAAATAATATGTATATCGATATTATTCCTGTGGAAAAATTTGTTTATGTTGCTGATAAAGGTAAAGTTTTATTCTCTAAAACCGAAACTTTTGATTTAGATACTTTAATTGGTAAATTGGGTATCGATAAACAAATGTCTGAAATTAAAATTTTTGATCCTGATTCTAAAGAAACTTTTGTTGCTGATAAGAATATTCCTTTAAAAAATAATATGTATATCGATATTATTCCTATTAAAAAGTTTGTTTATGTTGTTGGTGATATTTCAAAAACGATTTATTTTGATAAAAAAGAAAATATTGATAAAAAAACTATTTTAGCTAAATTGGGTCTTACAGAAGATAAAATAGAAAATTTTGAGTATGATAAATTAGAACCTGGTAGTATCATAAAAATCAAGATTAAAAAGAACTATGTTTATACTTCAGGTGCTTTTAATTATACTGGAAGATTGGATTTTGATATATCAGAGCCAATTACTCTATCAGCTATCATTTCAAAAGCAAGAGGATTTAATAATGAATTTAACGGAGAATTAATACTTGTTAATAACAATACAACAAAAACACTAACTATAGAAGAAAATAAAATATATAATGATATTATTGAACCAGGTACGATGATTATGGCAAAAGCCTCCAGAAGAGATGTATATATTTTGGGTGATGGCGTTTCAAATGGAGTTTATACTGCAAAACTTAATGATTCTTTATGGAATGTTTTATTAAGAGCCGGTTATGTACCTTCAGATAAATATGAAATCGAAGTTAAATATAACGAAACCATTAAAAAGTATAATGGAATAGAAGCTGAACAAATGCTCAATAAAATCCCAATTTCTGGTGAAATCTATGTAAATGTAAAGAAAGTCAAAAATGATAATGTTTTAATTTATAAAAATGGTTCTGTTAAAGTTATTACTCCTAAAATAAAAGATTATGTCACTCTCATAGATGTATTTAGTAGTGTTAATGGTTTTTCACCTTCTAATGAAGGTACAATTATGGTATATAATAATGAAAAGAAAATCGCTGAATATAATTCATTAGATGTAATAAATAATCCTTTAGCAAAAATCCCTCAAGGTTCTTATGTAAATTTTGTTTTAGACGTAAATCTAAATTATATTACTGTATTAGGAAGCACTACACCTAGAAGTATAAAAACAGAAATAGCTATTCCATTAACTGAAATTTTGGGACAATTATCCATAGATTGGAGAACTCAAAAATATATTGATATTTATAAACCAAATGGAAATATGGAAAAAATAGATTTAGATAAAGTTAAAGAATTAAATACAGTATTAATTCAACCAGGTAGTGTTGTTTATGTCCCTTCGACACATAATCAATATGTTTATGTTTTTGGCGAAGTATTACATCCAGGCATGATTCCTTATACAAAAGGTTTGAATGTAATAGAAGCTTTATTTAAAGCTGGAGTAAATACACAGACTGCAGAATTATCAAATGTATTTTTATTTACTGATGGACCTAATCAACCACCAATTGTATTGAATTTAAAAGATTTCTATAATGGTGGTAATGTTCCTGATAGTATGAACAAATTATTAGAACCTGGAAATATTATTTACATTCCAAAAAATATATTAACAAATGTTGTTAGCGTTATGAGTACAGTAAATAATTTCATGAGTTTCTTTAATACTGGATATACTACTTATAATAATATTAATAATATTATTACTGGAAAATGA
- a CDS encoding NAD(P)-binding protein yields MKNKIKYIIIIGCGRLGSELARRFSKDHNVIVVDKLPEALERLKKYNFTGFSMVVDSSDIAILEQVKAEKADLIYIVTPDDNLNFMLANACNTFYKSKNPNLEIIARVNDPHKKSLFKKAGLNIFCPIEHAVDELVGNEGVKNEE; encoded by the coding sequence ATGAAAAATAAAATAAAATATATAATAATAATTGGTTGTGGGAGGCTTGGTTCGGAATTAGCTCGACGTTTCTCAAAAGATCACAATGTAATTGTTGTAGATAAGTTACCAGAGGCTCTTGAGCGTTTAAAAAAATACAATTTTACAGGATTTTCCATGGTTGTAGACAGTTCTGATATAGCTATTTTAGAACAGGTAAAAGCAGAAAAGGCTGATTTGATATATATTGTAACACCTGATGATAATTTGAATTTTATGCTTGCTAATGCCTGTAATACATTTTATAAATCAAAAAATCCTAACCTTGAAATAATTGCAAGGGTTAATGATCCACATAAAAAAAGTCTTTTTAAAAAGGCTGGTTTAAATATTTTTTGTCCAATAGAACACGCTGTTGACGAATTGGTTGGAAACGAAGGTGTAAAGAATGAAGAATAA
- the plsY gene encoding glycerol-3-phosphate 1-O-acyltransferase PlsY — translation MTAFLWILFGYLCGSIPFSFIIARLKGIDITKVGSGNVGGTNVLRNAGAFYGVLSMILDLLKSFIPTYLALKYSGNIAYFVAFFSVIGHIYPIWLKFKGGKGVASTVGTYFALNPVLALIFYLLWLPLTLTTKYVSLASITTLSVIGLLSFIYSPKLGILNVLLALLSIYKHKSNIERLLNKTERKTDIVEIFKKSFKK, via the coding sequence TTGACAGCTTTTTTATGGATATTATTTGGTTATTTATGTGGCTCTATACCTTTTAGTTTCATCATTGCACGCCTTAAAGGAATTGATATTACCAAAGTTGGAAGCGGTAATGTTGGTGGTACTAATGTATTAAGAAATGCCGGTGCGTTTTACGGTGTTTTAAGTATGATATTGGACCTTTTAAAATCATTTATTCCAACTTATTTAGCCTTAAAATACAGTGGAAATATTGCATATTTCGTGGCATTTTTTTCTGTAATTGGTCATATTTACCCAATATGGCTAAAATTTAAGGGTGGTAAAGGCGTGGCTTCAACAGTTGGCACTTATTTTGCATTAAATCCTGTATTAGCATTGATTTTTTATTTATTATGGCTCCCTTTGACTCTAACAACAAAATATGTATCGTTAGCTTCTATCACAACATTATCTGTAATAGGGTTATTGAGCTTTATTTATTCACCAAAACTCGGTATATTAAATGTACTTTTAGCTTTGTTAAGTATTTATAAACATAAATCAAATATAGAAAGGTTATTAAATAAGACTGAAAGAAAAACTGATATAGTTGAAATATTTAAAAAATCATTTAAAAAATGA
- the hslU gene encoding ATP-dependent protease ATPase subunit HslU, producing the protein MAELTPKEIVKELDKYIIGQNEAKKAVAVALRNRYRRLKLPEKMKKEIMPKNILMIGPTGVGKTEIARRLAQIANAPFIKVEATRFTEVGYVGKNVESMIRELVDVSINMVRNEMMKDVEEKAEEMVEEKILDALMGIKKQKQPSAGNFMELLNMFGQNQPKKEEPVQNTNNYQRRLELKQKLKNKELEDIEIEIEVEESPAPMFAGLGPEFEDMGIQIGEMFSNMMPKKTVRRKMKIKDARNVLLPMEAEKLIDKDKMIQEAIDRAQNRGIIFIDEMDKIAAKSGGSGPDVSREGVQRDLLPIVEGTTVVTKHGPIKTDYMLFIAAGAFHVAKPSDLIPEMQGRFPIRVELDALTEKDFVRILVEPENAVTKQYKALLETDGVKLVFTEEGISEIANIAFNLNEKIENIGARRLYTVVEKVLEEISFEAPLGSEVEIQITKEYVKQRVGNLAENKDLSEFVL; encoded by the coding sequence ATGGCAGAATTAACCCCAAAAGAAATTGTGAAAGAATTAGATAAATACATTATAGGTCAAAATGAAGCAAAAAAAGCTGTTGCAGTTGCACTAAGAAATAGATACAGAAGGCTAAAATTACCAGAAAAAATGAAAAAAGAAATAATGCCAAAAAACATATTGATGATCGGTCCTACTGGAGTTGGTAAAACAGAAATCGCAAGAAGATTAGCCCAAATTGCTAATGCACCTTTTATAAAAGTGGAAGCTACAAGGTTTACTGAAGTGGGGTATGTTGGAAAAAATGTTGAATCAATGATAAGAGAACTTGTAGATGTCTCCATAAATATGGTAAGAAATGAAATGATGAAAGATGTTGAAGAAAAAGCTGAAGAAATGGTTGAGGAAAAAATTCTTGATGCTTTAATGGGGATAAAAAAGCAGAAACAACCTTCTGCTGGTAATTTTATGGAACTATTAAACATGTTTGGTCAAAATCAACCTAAAAAAGAAGAACCAGTTCAGAATACAAATAATTATCAGAGAAGACTGGAATTAAAACAAAAATTAAAAAATAAAGAATTGGAAGATATTGAAATAGAAATTGAAGTTGAAGAATCACCAGCACCTATGTTTGCAGGGTTAGGGCCTGAATTTGAAGATATGGGAATACAAATTGGTGAGATGTTTTCAAATATGATGCCTAAAAAAACTGTACGAAGAAAAATGAAAATCAAAGATGCAAGAAATGTTTTATTACCTATGGAAGCAGAAAAATTAATTGATAAAGATAAGATGATTCAAGAAGCTATTGATAGAGCACAAAATAGAGGCATTATATTTATTGATGAAATGGATAAAATAGCAGCTAAATCTGGAGGTTCAGGACCTGATGTATCTCGAGAAGGAGTTCAGAGAGATTTATTGCCTATAGTAGAAGGAACTACCGTTGTAACAAAACATGGCCCAATAAAGACAGATTATATGTTGTTTATTGCAGCAGGTGCTTTTCATGTTGCAAAACCATCTGATTTAATACCTGAAATGCAAGGAAGATTTCCAATTAGAGTTGAATTAGATGCCTTAACCGAAAAAGACTTTGTTAGAATTTTAGTTGAACCAGAAAATGCTGTTACAAAACAATATAAAGCTTTATTAGAAACAGACGGTGTAAAATTAGTATTTACAGAAGAAGGAATTAGTGAAATTGCAAATATTGCCTTTAATTTAAATGAAAAAATAGAGAATATTGGTGCCAGAAGACTATATACTGTAGTTGAAAAGGTCCTTGAAGAAATTTCTTTTGAAGCACCATTGGGTTCAGAGGTGGAAATACAAATTACTAAAGAATATGTAAAACAGAGAGTTGGAAATCTTGCGGAAAATAAGGATTTAAGTGAGTTTGTCCTTTAG
- a CDS encoding potassium channel family protein gives MKNKIFYIVEGENIAYSIVRNLLYQGHYVYYISSDQKTISRILSLKAYYSNLEGILHDPTEITFLESLDMAPNRIGGVISLSSDDALNFVVSWLVKQLYEDIRVISLVNYPENEKLFLKNHIETVSITNWVEKLIEASIEYQTNLSFFNPYADKLAIIEVRIKKQDYAANKKLKDLRMPENSIVSMLIRKDEIFVPQGNTEILPGDKLVIFSLKDKVPQVKLKLLKG, from the coding sequence ATGAAGAATAAAATATTCTATATAGTAGAAGGGGAGAATATTGCATATTCCATCGTACGAAATTTATTATATCAAGGACATTATGTATACTATATTTCATCTGATCAAAAAACAATAAGTAGGATACTATCATTAAAAGCATATTATTCAAATCTAGAAGGAATATTACATGATCCTACGGAAATAACATTTTTAGAAAGTCTTGATATGGCTCCTAATAGGATAGGTGGAGTTATTTCCTTATCAAGTGATGATGCATTAAATTTTGTTGTTTCATGGCTTGTAAAACAACTATATGAAGATATACGTGTAATTTCTCTTGTCAATTATCCAGAAAATGAAAAGCTATTTCTAAAAAACCATATAGAAACTGTGAGTATAACAAATTGGGTCGAAAAATTAATTGAGGCCTCTATAGAATATCAAACAAATTTAAGTTTTTTCAATCCCTATGCTGATAAATTGGCTATCATAGAAGTTAGAATAAAAAAGCAGGATTATGCTGCAAACAAAAAATTAAAAGATTTACGAATGCCTGAAAATTCAATTGTCAGTATGTTAATAAGGAAAGATGAAATTTTCGTACCTCAAGGAAATACAGAAATACTTCCTGGGGATAAATTGGTTATTTTTTCGCTAAAGGATAAAGTTCCACAGGTGAAACTCAAACTTTTGAAAGGATGA